One region of Dysidea avara chromosome 1, odDysAvar1.4, whole genome shotgun sequence genomic DNA includes:
- the LOC136263569 gene encoding adenylate cyclase, terminal-differentiation specific-like has protein sequence MSIHSLLYHPVVHQTLEVIRLHPLKLKGCWMNYKTFDDLYGWDQYDDQQGDDGWDRYDDLQEYEEMMSLDASNENHHSNNVSTSNETSLTMVSLDSGNEDHHNISTSDEISLTEIMKKFLSTQNLILTRLDKLESQLESQQGTPLMYNIPTSSAHQSQSGQNQSSSDLGQHQAISGQYQYQSSSQHSQHQSSSQHSQHQSSSQHQSSSRHQSSSRHQSSSRHQSSSRQQLPSRHQSSPGQHHSPTGQYQSSSHQRHTSSGLQRCIPIRSLSKSVILPSSEIDHIPLVHPDRIINKYRTYCTESRVSTLAQRLAAKSYFGDRILARCTVMGCQSYPALPIVELNRLKEKIFQLFPQHWADPITFEDTWTSCCTAIGQRCKRLKKTGIHS, from the exons ATGTCAATACATTCCCTTTTGTACCACCCTGTAGTACACCAGACCCTAGAAGTCATCAGATTACATCCACTGAAGCTGAAAGGGTGCTGGATGAATTACAAAACTTTTGATGATTTGTATGGATGGGATCAATATGATGACCAGCAAGGGGATGATGGTTGGGATCGATATGATGACCTGCAAGAATATGAGGAAATGATGTCACTAGATGCCA GCAATGAGAACCACCATAGCAATAACGTATCTACCAGCAATGAAACATCTTTGACAATGGTGTCACTAGATTCCG GTAATGAGGACCACCATAACATATCTACCAGTGATGAAATATCTTTGACAGAGATTATGAAGAAATTTCTTAGCACGCAAAATTTGATTCTTACCCGTCTGGATAAACTAGAAAGCCAATTAGAAAGCCAACAAG GAACACCACTCATGTATAACATACCGACATCTAGTGCTCATCAGTCACAGTCAGGTCAAAATCAGTCATCCTCAGACCTAGGTCAACATCAGGCAATCTCAGGTCAATATCAATACCAGTCATCCTCTCAACACTCTCAACACCAGTCATCCTCTCAACACTCTCAACACCAGTCATCCTCTCAACACCAGTCATCCTCTCGACACCAGTCATCCTCTCGACACCAGTCATCCTCTCGACACCAGTCATCCTCTCGACAACAGTTACCCTCTCGACATCAGTCATCCCCTGGTCAACATCATTCACCTACTGGTCAATATCAGTCATCCTCTCACCAGCGTCATACATCATCAGGTCTACAGAGATGTATACCAATTAGGTCACTATCAAAATCAGTAATCCTACCTTCATCTGAAATAGACCATATCCCACTAGTTCACCCAGATAGAATCATAAACAAATACAGAACATATTGTACCGAAAGTAGAGTGTCCACTCTTGCACAGAGGTTAGCAGCAAAATCATATTTTGGTGATCGGATTTTGGCAAGGTGTACAGTCATGGGTTGTCAAAGTTATCCTGCACTTCCCATTGTCGAGCTGAATAGGCTGAAGGAGAAGATTTTCCAGCTATTCCCTCAGCACTGGGCAGACCCCATAACATTTGAAGACACGTGGACATCATGCTGCACTGCCATCGGACAGCGCTGCAAGCGGCTGAAAAAGACAGGCATACACAGTTAG